The following are from one region of the Nocardia terpenica genome:
- a CDS encoding alpha/beta hydrolase — MTTISHVRNCQPATMVTFASDLTTQSATFSARVEQMDRDVDTAMNSWKGEAAAAASVRALSHKLAGNHLSETVVTLADHFNTYGGEMDGYRTALLGIVDGEVPHAGMSVDDEGNVTAPKYPNAKTDVLSFILQAQLDGQAAGFQARIKTLLVQFGEAEGKAAQAITTDLQFLGDYEKTPDGQPVGTQVQAILDGKAQLPTDPKALHDFWETLTPAEKDALYEHDHYLGNHDGLPTVDRDHYNRMTLQDEFARAQNGDPTVKDKLGDLKTVAAEVNKPDRYLMLLDSQSGRVPYAAIAAGNPDTASNVSTYVPGTSSRPSSIDREMGRADAMQKNARYAGAKSPSVIAWLGYEAPPGIPDASTKHWADTGASALDRFQDGLRASHDGQPSYNTVLGHSYGTTLIGDAASHGRSLNADAVTLVASPGTTVGHASDLHLTGVPQDEVAKHIFATKADNDPVPLYGDVGGGLPFVGDNFGKDPTWSGYGAQTFRSDSGSSWPIVGYDPGAHSEYWNPGNKALQGMGDIIAGHGDRAVAIK, encoded by the coding sequence ATGACCACCATCAGCCACGTACGCAACTGCCAGCCCGCGACCATGGTCACCTTCGCGTCGGACCTGACCACCCAGAGCGCCACGTTCTCCGCGCGGGTCGAGCAGATGGATCGTGACGTGGACACCGCCATGAACAGTTGGAAGGGCGAGGCCGCTGCCGCTGCCTCGGTCCGGGCGCTGTCGCACAAGCTTGCTGGCAACCATCTCAGCGAGACGGTGGTGACGCTGGCCGACCATTTCAACACCTATGGTGGCGAGATGGACGGTTATCGGACCGCGCTGCTGGGCATCGTGGACGGCGAGGTTCCGCATGCGGGGATGTCGGTCGACGACGAGGGCAATGTCACCGCGCCGAAGTACCCCAACGCCAAGACCGATGTCCTCTCCTTCATCCTTCAGGCGCAGCTCGACGGCCAGGCAGCGGGATTCCAGGCTCGGATCAAGACCCTGCTGGTCCAGTTCGGTGAGGCGGAAGGCAAAGCAGCGCAGGCGATCACGACCGATCTCCAGTTCCTCGGCGACTACGAGAAGACCCCGGACGGTCAGCCTGTCGGCACGCAAGTGCAAGCCATTCTCGACGGCAAGGCGCAGTTGCCGACCGACCCGAAGGCCCTGCACGATTTTTGGGAGACGCTGACACCTGCGGAGAAGGACGCGCTGTACGAGCACGATCACTATCTCGGCAACCACGACGGGCTCCCGACCGTCGACCGTGATCACTACAATCGAATGACCCTCCAGGACGAATTCGCGCGAGCGCAGAACGGGGACCCCACCGTCAAGGACAAGCTCGGCGACCTGAAAACGGTCGCCGCCGAGGTGAACAAGCCCGACCGCTACCTGATGTTGCTGGACAGTCAGAGCGGTCGGGTGCCGTATGCGGCAATCGCTGCCGGTAACCCGGATACCGCATCGAACGTCTCGACCTATGTGCCAGGTACCTCGTCGCGACCATCATCGATCGATCGTGAGATGGGCCGCGCCGATGCAATGCAAAAGAATGCCCGATACGCAGGTGCGAAAAGCCCGTCGGTGATTGCCTGGCTCGGCTACGAGGCACCACCAGGGATACCGGACGCTTCAACGAAGCATTGGGCTGATACCGGAGCTTCGGCGCTGGACCGTTTTCAGGATGGCTTGCGCGCCTCGCACGATGGTCAGCCCTCCTACAACACGGTTCTCGGGCACAGCTATGGCACCACTCTCATCGGTGATGCGGCCAGCCACGGTCGCAGCCTCAACGCGGACGCGGTGACGTTGGTGGCTAGTCCGGGGACCACGGTCGGCCACGCCAGCGATCTCCATCTGACCGGCGTGCCACAGGACGAGGTGGCCAAGCACATCTTCGCCACCAAGGCCGACAACGATCCGGTCCCCCTGTACGGGGACGTCGGCGGGGGATTGCCGTTCGTGGGAGACAATTTCGGCAAGGACCCCACCTGGAGTGGCTATGGTGCCCAAACGTTCAGATCCGACTCCGGTTCCTCATGGCCGATCGTTGGATACGATCCGGGCGCTCACAGCGAGTACTGGAACCCTGGCAACAAGGCATTACAGGGTATGGGCGACATCATTGCCGGGCACGGCGATCGAGCGGTGGCTATCAAATGA
- a CDS encoding YbaB/EbfC family nucleoid-associated protein — protein sequence MSQQHNAFEELGVKVQRAHYALEKIRGVGTVKGVRVIIDHENRLLSVTVDEEDIILAAYQEALRDKEPKVDEAMRELRADPRVEAASTFVQANVARSEAERARRQREIEEAEDRFFEERHRRGWFDS from the coding sequence ATGTCTCAGCAGCACAATGCTTTCGAGGAACTCGGCGTCAAGGTGCAACGCGCTCATTACGCGCTGGAGAAGATCCGCGGTGTCGGCACGGTGAAGGGCGTCCGCGTGATCATCGATCACGAGAACCGGCTGTTGTCGGTGACCGTGGACGAGGAAGACATCATCCTGGCCGCCTATCAGGAGGCGCTGCGGGACAAGGAGCCGAAGGTCGACGAGGCCATGCGGGAACTGCGGGCCGATCCTCGCGTGGAGGCCGCCTCCACCTTCGTGCAGGCCAACGTGGCACGGTCGGAGGCCGAACGGGCTCGGCGGCAGCGGGAGATCGAGGAGGCCGAGGACCGGTTCTTCGAGGAGCGCCACCGCCGGGGCTGGTTCGATAGCTGA
- a CDS encoding DUF3558 family protein, protein MHDTDRHDPAETLWDPSRISHDVWRQIGVDPSTLTSNIAGFAYLRGFKRCGGHDIPPTYEVDVWSQVSTVDHFEREEAGAEFIPVTIAGRHGLRYRPTSDKTGDQCDLIFPAAQGSYSIVVVRLNPDSPVDPCDRVIEVANIVVPLLPQ, encoded by the coding sequence ATGCACGACACCGACCGACACGACCCCGCGGAAACACTCTGGGACCCCAGTCGGATCAGCCACGACGTCTGGCGGCAGATCGGAGTCGACCCGTCCACGCTCACCTCGAATATCGCAGGTTTCGCGTACCTGCGCGGGTTCAAACGCTGCGGCGGCCACGACATCCCACCGACCTACGAGGTCGATGTGTGGTCGCAAGTCAGTACGGTCGATCACTTCGAACGCGAGGAAGCCGGAGCCGAATTCATCCCGGTCACGATCGCGGGCCGTCACGGGCTGCGGTATCGTCCGACATCCGACAAGACGGGCGATCAGTGCGACCTGATCTTCCCCGCAGCCCAGGGGTCCTACAGCATCGTGGTCGTCAGGCTGAACCCAGACAGTCCTGTCGATCCGTGCGACCGTGTCATCGAGGTCGCGAATATCGTGGTTCCGTTGCTGCCACAGTGA
- a CDS encoding DUF5753 domain-containing protein codes for MPPTSPTVARWELLLRLNDLRKEQNIDPKTAASALKITANHWWQLMSDRRALTDDHFKAVLKLFGIAAGSEEERELTALRACARERGWWMDYASLYDDETRRLYGLEYGAQAIQTYEGLLIPGLLQTENYARALMASDVARVRPVDAGLYIEVRLRRQRRLFDGDPLQLTAIINEAALIQQIGGPEVQKEQLEHLARMMQDHSDTVDIRVVPLTARQRPIQLGSPFHILYFPNAITPPLVWHESIATRGIIEDQSRVRELRIIYESQLENSLSREDSLTLIGEIADRIA; via the coding sequence TTGCCACCCACCTCGCCCACGGTCGCGCGCTGGGAACTGTTGTTACGCCTCAACGACCTGCGGAAAGAACAGAACATCGACCCCAAGACGGCGGCCAGCGCTCTCAAGATCACGGCCAACCACTGGTGGCAGCTGATGAGCGACCGTCGCGCACTCACCGACGACCACTTCAAGGCCGTACTCAAGCTCTTCGGGATCGCCGCAGGCTCCGAGGAGGAGCGCGAACTGACCGCCCTTCGGGCGTGCGCGCGTGAACGCGGCTGGTGGATGGACTACGCCAGCCTCTACGACGACGAAACCCGGCGGTTGTACGGACTGGAGTACGGAGCACAGGCCATCCAGACCTACGAGGGCCTGCTCATCCCCGGCCTGCTTCAGACCGAGAACTACGCGCGAGCGCTCATGGCATCCGACGTTGCTCGGGTACGGCCGGTCGACGCTGGCCTGTACATCGAGGTTCGGCTACGCCGACAACGACGACTGTTCGATGGTGACCCACTCCAACTGACAGCGATCATCAACGAAGCAGCGCTGATCCAGCAGATCGGCGGTCCCGAGGTGCAGAAGGAGCAGCTCGAGCACTTGGCGCGCATGATGCAGGACCATTCAGACACGGTAGACATCCGCGTCGTCCCGCTCACCGCTCGACAGCGACCGATCCAGCTCGGCTCGCCCTTCCACATCCTGTACTTCCCGAATGCGATAACGCCGCCACTGGTCTGGCATGAATCCATCGCGACGCGCGGGATCATCGAGGACCAGTCCAGGGTGCGCGAGTTGCGGATCATCTACGAAAGCCAGCTCGAAAATTCGCTGAGTCGTGAAGACTCGTTGACGTTGATCGGCGAAATCGCGGATAGGATAGCCTGA
- a CDS encoding DUF397 domain-containing protein, producing the protein MRATMPVTCKNDGFFKSSYSNDSTGCVEVRFDDDRVLIRDSKYVGDADKQPTAVLPAAHWRSLLDLVLSAESGNVSTLAIDLHNDGGATVTGDSTGGVAVELVYTPKEWDAFAKAVADGEFDH; encoded by the coding sequence ATGCGCGCAACCATGCCAGTGACCTGCAAAAACGACGGCTTCTTCAAGTCGTCGTACTCCAACGACAGCACCGGCTGCGTTGAGGTGAGGTTCGACGACGACCGCGTGCTCATCCGGGACAGCAAGTACGTAGGCGACGCCGACAAGCAGCCGACTGCCGTTCTCCCGGCCGCACACTGGCGCTCTCTTCTCGACCTGGTGCTCAGCGCCGAGTCCGGCAACGTGAGTACCCTTGCTATCGACCTCCACAACGACGGCGGAGCAACCGTAACCGGCGATTCCACAGGCGGTGTAGCGGTCGAGCTCGTCTACACCCCGAAGGAATGGGACGCCTTCGCCAAAGCGGTCGCCGACGGCGAGTTCGACCACTGA
- a CDS encoding MFS transporter, with protein sequence MLWSAQTLSVLGDRFFALAIMWMALERSGPVAMGAVAIAESVPYIVMGAVGRRVVARFASFRMLAAVDLLRGILTCALPVLWAAGGTPIMLAVVAVLGVAGSVFDPNLGALVPDLVAPQEVPTMTAAMDLTGRIARIAGPALAGMVVLAAPPSALFVADAATFVVSVAALTVLARVAAPPSPIVGMQDTSSPEETVDARRLLRQHPAVGTALVVNGVGFLVNAAPAVGMPLLLARHLHATASAYGVVLAASGIGALAGNLVVSRIRPGARFLTRFCAAWALSGLLLIVTGAAPSLAWVVVIAAASGAVMPTMSVTLSAQLAAFAPAERRRLMSVNFATIRSCGTAGMAVIPATIADAPARGFIVGGGVLAVVASLAWLHARTAAAVASAAVVLAEGQAASTR encoded by the coding sequence ATGCTGTGGTCAGCCCAAACATTGAGTGTTCTCGGTGATCGGTTTTTCGCGCTCGCGATCATGTGGATGGCGCTCGAGCGGTCCGGGCCGGTCGCGATGGGCGCGGTCGCGATTGCCGAATCGGTTCCCTACATCGTGATGGGGGCGGTCGGTCGCCGCGTCGTCGCCCGGTTCGCCTCCTTCCGCATGCTGGCGGCCGTCGATCTTCTTCGAGGCATCCTGACCTGCGCACTGCCTGTGCTGTGGGCTGCCGGTGGCACGCCGATCATGCTGGCGGTCGTCGCTGTTCTCGGTGTCGCGGGTAGCGTGTTCGATCCGAATCTGGGTGCGCTGGTGCCGGATCTGGTTGCGCCGCAGGAGGTGCCGACGATGACGGCCGCAATGGACCTGACAGGCCGGATCGCGCGCATCGCCGGACCCGCGCTGGCCGGGATGGTGGTCCTGGCCGCGCCGCCCTCGGCGCTGTTCGTCGCCGACGCCGCGACGTTCGTCGTGTCGGTGGCGGCACTGACGGTGCTGGCGCGAGTCGCCGCGCCGCCCTCGCCGATTGTCGGCATGCAGGACACCAGCAGCCCGGAGGAGACAGTGGATGCCCGCCGGTTGCTCCGTCAGCATCCGGCGGTCGGCACTGCCCTGGTCGTCAACGGCGTCGGGTTCCTGGTCAATGCCGCTCCTGCCGTGGGGATGCCGTTGCTGCTCGCGCGTCATCTGCATGCCACCGCGAGTGCGTACGGTGTGGTGCTCGCTGCCAGCGGTATCGGCGCGCTGGCCGGGAATCTGGTCGTCTCCCGGATACGGCCGGGGGCGAGGTTCCTGACCCGATTCTGTGCCGCCTGGGCACTGAGCGGGCTGCTGCTGATCGTGACCGGCGCCGCGCCGAGCCTGGCGTGGGTGGTCGTGATCGCCGCCGCGTCCGGCGCGGTCATGCCGACCATGTCGGTCACGCTCAGCGCGCAGTTGGCCGCGTTCGCCCCGGCCGAGCGGCGACGGTTGATGTCGGTGAACTTCGCGACCATCCGGTCCTGCGGTACCGCGGGCATGGCTGTCATCCCGGCCACCATCGCCGACGCCCCCGCACGGGGATTCATCGTGGGAGGTGGGGTTTTGGCGGTGGTGGCGTCGCTGGCATGGTTGCACGCGCGAACAGCGGCGGCGGTGGCGTCCGCCGCTGTCGTGCTGGCGGAGGGTCAGGCCGCGTCGACCCGATAG
- a CDS encoding phytanoyl-CoA dioxygenase family protein: MSPVEARALSLHLATAYSLGRWDIVRNPHRREPWARAIVTAAALARPVRAMLGRDVCVENSFLIIKWPGAEFVVPPHQDGIDDRIELDPARAVSCWVAISDADATSGCLEVVVGSHARYLPFEPESVAGQPGRGRGLTIAHEYVTRMVFDPVPLTAGQAVLFDVRLVHRSHSNTGPMPRIGLNIRYTTPDGFRRGTPTGRSGWMPLALP, from the coding sequence ATGAGTCCTGTGGAGGCTCGGGCCCTGAGCCTTCATCTCGCGACCGCCTACAGTCTTGGGCGGTGGGACATCGTCCGCAACCCGCATCGGCGTGAACCGTGGGCTCGTGCCATCGTGACCGCTGCCGCGCTGGCGCGGCCGGTGCGGGCGATGCTCGGGCGGGATGTCTGCGTGGAGAACAGCTTTCTGATCATCAAGTGGCCGGGAGCCGAGTTCGTGGTGCCGCCGCATCAGGATGGTATCGATGATCGGATCGAACTGGACCCGGCTCGTGCGGTGTCGTGCTGGGTGGCCATCAGCGACGCCGACGCCACGTCCGGGTGCCTCGAGGTCGTGGTCGGCTCGCACGCCAGGTATCTCCCCTTCGAACCCGAATCGGTTGCGGGCCAACCTGGCCGGGGGCGCGGCTTGACGATCGCGCACGAATACGTCACGCGCATGGTCTTCGATCCGGTGCCGCTCACCGCGGGCCAGGCCGTGCTGTTCGATGTCCGGCTCGTGCATCGCTCGCACAGCAATACCGGTCCGATGCCGCGGATCGGGCTGAACATCCGCTACACCACACCCGACGGCTTCCGCCGAGGCACCCCCACCGGACGTTCCGGCTGGATGCCCCTCGCGCTTCCGTGA
- a CDS encoding nuclear transport factor 2 family protein, with protein MTLTRQHVHQVVDTYIQAWTQQDPDLIVTIFTPDATYHERVLNEPIRAAEGIRAYWKSKVVESQANITCTLLNLYVDGETAICEWEATFDDIVQGNRKRMREVALLEFEGPLIASLREYWASTHI; from the coding sequence ATGACACTGACCAGACAACACGTCCACCAGGTGGTCGACACCTACATCCAGGCATGGACCCAGCAGGACCCGGATCTGATCGTCACAATCTTCACACCCGACGCCACCTACCACGAACGGGTGCTGAACGAGCCGATCCGCGCCGCCGAGGGGATTCGCGCTTACTGGAAGTCGAAAGTTGTGGAATCCCAAGCCAATATCACCTGCACCCTGCTCAACCTCTACGTCGACGGCGAGACGGCCATCTGCGAGTGGGAAGCAACCTTCGACGATATCGTGCAGGGCAACCGGAAACGGATGCGTGAAGTCGCGCTCCTCGAGTTCGAGGGGCCGTTGATCGCCAGCCTCCGCGAATATTGGGCCTCGACACACATCTGA
- a CDS encoding ABC transporter substrate-binding protein — MTRVTSSLDRRSFLRFSAFAGVALGGTGALAGCGKSASSGDANGSSADGSRYGTVAVQLSWLKNIEFVGEYFADSRGYYRDAGFGHVNLVAGGAASTSVEAGLDTGKIWIGMSAPQTTAPAVLQGLPAKIIGTTYQKNPFCIVSPAAKPIMSPPEMKGRKIGVQDTNQLIFDALLSANGMSPRDVQVVPAQFDPTPLANGEVDGWVSYLTNEPITLAAKGFRTAHFLFADYGLPLTAETLTVRQQTVDSERDKLKAFLTAEIKGWKDAVADPAGGARLAVDVYGRDQRLDPTQQTQEAKAQNDLVVSDDTRANGLLTMTDQLIAQNIEALAKAGITIKPEKLFDLSVLRELYSEHPELK, encoded by the coding sequence ATGACTCGCGTGACATCGTCCCTGGATCGTCGGTCCTTCCTACGCTTTTCGGCATTCGCCGGTGTCGCCCTCGGCGGCACCGGGGCGCTGGCGGGGTGTGGGAAGAGTGCCTCGTCGGGGGATGCGAACGGTAGCTCCGCCGATGGTTCCCGGTACGGGACCGTGGCGGTGCAGCTGTCGTGGCTGAAGAACATCGAATTCGTGGGGGAGTACTTCGCGGACAGCAGGGGGTATTACCGGGACGCCGGGTTCGGGCACGTGAACCTGGTCGCCGGGGGCGCGGCCAGCACCTCGGTGGAGGCCGGGCTGGACACCGGCAAGATCTGGATCGGGATGTCCGCGCCGCAGACGACCGCGCCCGCGGTGCTACAGGGCCTGCCCGCCAAGATCATCGGGACCACGTACCAGAAGAATCCGTTCTGCATCGTCAGCCCGGCGGCGAAGCCGATCATGTCGCCGCCGGAGATGAAGGGGCGCAAGATCGGGGTGCAGGACACCAATCAGCTCATCTTCGACGCGCTGCTGTCCGCCAACGGGATGTCGCCGCGCGACGTGCAGGTGGTGCCCGCGCAGTTCGACCCGACCCCACTGGCCAACGGGGAGGTCGACGGCTGGGTCAGCTACCTGACCAACGAGCCGATCACCCTGGCCGCCAAGGGTTTCCGCACCGCGCACTTCCTGTTCGCCGACTACGGCCTGCCGCTCACCGCCGAGACGCTGACCGTGCGGCAGCAGACCGTCGACTCCGAGCGCGACAAGCTGAAGGCGTTCCTCACCGCCGAGATCAAGGGCTGGAAGGACGCCGTCGCCGATCCGGCCGGGGGCGCCCGGCTGGCCGTCGACGTCTACGGCCGGGACCAGCGCCTGGACCCGACCCAACAGACCCAGGAGGCCAAGGCGCAGAACGACCTCGTCGTCTCCGACGACACCCGCGCCAACGGCCTGCTGACCATGACCGACCAGCTCATCGCCCAGAACATCGAGGCCCTGGCCAAGGCCGGGATCACCATCAAGCCGGAGAAGCTGTTCGACCTGTCGGTCCTGCGCGAGCTGTACAGCGAGCATCCCGAGCTGAAGTAA
- a CDS encoding XdhC family protein, whose translation MRDIVEDLLRLWHSGRTGGLATLVRTFGFSPVPIGSAMLVDPDGGVHGSVSDGCYESAVYDAALLAARTGRRELQRFDPSTGLDTAVDCGTIDVFVEPFSRNDFPEFPAVAKEISMHRPVTVFTVVWHADPEVIGQHLVTDRRHGTEMVSLPESDIFVRSFTAPPRLIIFGANAFAAALTVQGRLLGYRVTVCDARESFAAPASFPGADVVADWPHRYLNAQAAAGAIDSRTAVVAVSQDPKFEIPLLTVALRLPELGYLGALGSRAAHANRTDALQAGGFDKQTLARLHAPAGLDIGARTPTETAIAIAAELLAVRAQIPARPMRTAVSL comes from the coding sequence ATGCGCGACATCGTCGAGGACCTACTGCGACTGTGGCACAGCGGCCGGACGGGTGGTCTGGCGACGCTGGTGCGGACGTTCGGATTCTCCCCGGTGCCGATCGGGTCGGCGATGCTGGTGGATCCCGACGGCGGCGTGCACGGCTCGGTCTCCGACGGATGTTACGAATCCGCGGTCTACGACGCGGCATTGCTGGCCGCGCGCACCGGCCGCCGCGAATTACAGCGGTTCGATCCCTCCACCGGGCTCGACACCGCCGTGGACTGCGGCACCATCGACGTGTTCGTCGAGCCGTTCTCCCGCAACGACTTTCCCGAATTCCCCGCGGTCGCCAAGGAAATCTCGATGCATCGGCCGGTCACCGTGTTCACCGTGGTCTGGCACGCCGATCCGGAGGTCATCGGGCAGCACCTGGTGACCGACCGCCGACACGGCACCGAGATGGTGTCGCTTCCGGAGTCGGACATCTTCGTGCGCTCGTTCACCGCGCCGCCGCGGCTGATCATCTTCGGCGCCAACGCCTTCGCCGCCGCCCTCACCGTGCAGGGGCGATTACTCGGCTACCGGGTCACCGTCTGCGACGCGCGCGAGAGTTTCGCCGCGCCCGCCTCGTTCCCCGGTGCGGACGTGGTGGCCGACTGGCCGCACCGCTACCTCAACGCCCAGGCCGCCGCGGGCGCCATCGATTCCCGCACCGCCGTCGTCGCCGTCTCCCAGGACCCGAAGTTCGAAATACCGCTGCTGACCGTGGCCTTGCGCCTGCCCGAGCTCGGCTACCTGGGCGCGCTCGGCTCCCGGGCCGCGCACGCCAACCGCACCGACGCGCTCCAGGCCGGAGGCTTCGACAAGCAGACCCTCGCCCGCCTGCACGCCCCCGCGGGCCTGGACATCGGCGCCCGCACCCCGACGGAGACCGCGATCGCCATAGCGGCCGAACTATTGGCCGTCCGGGCCCAGATTCCGGCCCGCCCCATGCGGACCGCCGTTTCCCTCTAA
- a CDS encoding nucleotidyltransferase family protein produces the protein MDDGRCDGIVLAAGAGTRYGRPKVLAADGAWLRTAVAALRDGGCARVFLVLGATGPARRDADGRWMVCESPAIAVPEGVQPVWAPDWAVGVAASLRAGLGAVAEAAAAEPDPARYAAIMPVDTPDVGADVVARVLAAARASRSGLARAVFHGGPGHPVVLLHEHWPAVIKSAQGNSGARSFLDARPDIVAVTCDDLATGRDHDYPPTRAR, from the coding sequence ATGGACGACGGGCGCTGCGACGGCATCGTGCTCGCGGCCGGCGCCGGAACCCGATACGGGCGGCCGAAGGTGCTGGCGGCGGACGGCGCCTGGCTGCGCACGGCGGTGGCGGCGCTGCGCGACGGCGGCTGCGCGCGAGTGTTCCTGGTACTGGGCGCGACCGGCCCCGCCCGGCGCGACGCGGACGGCCGGTGGATGGTTTGCGAATCTCCGGCAATCGCCGTTCCGGAAGGCGTGCAACCGGTTTGGGCGCCGGACTGGGCGGTGGGCGTGGCCGCGTCGCTGCGGGCCGGGCTCGGCGCGGTCGCCGAAGCCGCTGCGGCCGAACCCGATCCCGCCCGCTACGCGGCCATCATGCCGGTGGACACCCCGGACGTCGGCGCCGATGTGGTCGCGCGGGTGCTCGCGGCGGCCCGAGCGTCGCGGAGCGGGCTGGCGCGCGCCGTCTTTCACGGCGGCCCCGGTCATCCGGTTGTGCTATTGCACGAACACTGGCCCGCGGTAATCAAATCCGCGCAAGGAAATTCCGGAGCGCGGTCGTTTCTGGACGCCAGACCGGATATCGTGGCCGTCACGTGCGACGATCTGGCGACAGGACGTGACCACGACTATCCGCCCACTCGCGCACGCTGA
- the uraD gene encoding 2-oxo-4-hydroxy-4-carboxy-5-ureidoimidazoline decarboxylase, with product MTTDEIDLRAFDALPAAAAVELLLSCCSSPAWAGAVAAARPVGSVEALLAAADAALAELSEDELDRALAGHPRIGATPDTAASAREQAGVAGAPDAVRAALAAGNRAYEQRFGHVYLVCATGRSAAELLDILRARLHNDPHTERGIVRAELAKINHIRLRRLVRAEVRA from the coding sequence ATGACCACCGACGAGATCGATCTCCGTGCCTTCGACGCGCTGCCCGCAGCGGCGGCCGTCGAGCTCCTGCTGTCGTGCTGCTCCTCGCCCGCGTGGGCGGGCGCGGTGGCGGCGGCCAGACCGGTCGGCAGCGTTGAGGCGCTGCTCGCGGCGGCCGACGCGGCGCTGGCCGAGCTGTCCGAGGACGAACTGGACCGCGCCCTGGCCGGGCATCCCCGCATCGGCGCGACCCCCGACACCGCGGCCTCGGCCCGCGAGCAGGCCGGTGTGGCAGGGGCGCCGGACGCGGTGCGGGCCGCGCTGGCGGCGGGCAATCGCGCCTACGAGCAGCGGTTCGGGCACGTGTACCTGGTGTGCGCGACCGGCAGGTCCGCCGCCGAACTGCTCGACATCCTGCGGGCCCGGCTGCACAACGACCCGCACACCGAAAGGGGCATCGTGCGCGCGGAACTGGCGAAGATCAATCACATCCGGCTGCGCCGCCTGGTTCGCGCCGAGGTGCGGGCATGA
- the uraH gene encoding hydroxyisourate hydrolase codes for MTTLSTHVLDAVRGVPAAGIAVTLLDPTGTEAVVARTDADGRITGFGADLAPATYRLRFDTGAYFADQGLETFYPEVTITFTVTDTPHLHVPLLLSPFAYSTYRGS; via the coding sequence ATGACCACGCTGAGCACCCACGTCCTGGACGCGGTGCGCGGCGTCCCCGCCGCCGGAATCGCGGTCACCCTGCTGGACCCCACCGGCACCGAGGCGGTCGTCGCCCGCACCGACGCCGACGGCCGCATCACCGGCTTCGGCGCCGACCTCGCCCCCGCCACCTACCGCCTCCGATTCGACACGGGCGCCTACTTCGCCGACCAGGGCCTCGAGACCTTCTATCCCGAGGTCACCATCACCTTCACGGTCACCGACACCCCACACCTGCACGTCCCACTCCTACTGTCCCCCTTCGCCTATTCGACCTACCGGGGGAGCTGA
- a CDS encoding FAD binding domain-containing protein yields the protein MDLDTITEVVRARSRADLGALEGDSAVVAGGTWLFSEPQDGVRRLVDITGLGWAPLAATDAGLEIAATCTLAELDRARLRPDWAAADLFAQAARALLASHKIRRVATVGGNICLALPAGAVLAALTALDGTAVIWARDGRDRRIPLSRFVLGPGRTVLRPGEVLRSVTVDAAKLRCRTAFRKIALAPLGRSGALVMGRRDADGTCAITLSAATVRPTVLRFPAVPPPGDLTATIMELDRAVWYDDPHGSPAWRRHVAAVLAGEVLAELSGVRP from the coding sequence ATGGATCTGGATACGATCACCGAGGTCGTGCGGGCGCGTAGCCGGGCGGATCTCGGTGCGCTGGAGGGGGATTCGGCGGTGGTGGCCGGGGGCACCTGGCTGTTCTCCGAGCCGCAGGACGGGGTGCGGCGGCTGGTCGATATCACGGGCCTGGGCTGGGCCCCGCTCGCCGCGACCGACGCCGGGCTGGAGATCGCGGCCACCTGCACCCTGGCCGAGCTCGACCGGGCGCGACTGCGGCCCGACTGGGCGGCCGCGGACCTGTTTGCGCAGGCAGCCAGGGCCCTGCTGGCCTCGCACAAGATCCGCCGCGTGGCCACCGTCGGCGGTAACATCTGCCTCGCGCTGCCCGCCGGGGCCGTCCTGGCCGCGCTCACCGCGCTCGACGGCACCGCCGTGATCTGGGCGCGGGACGGGCGCGATCGCCGAATCCCGCTGTCCCGCTTCGTCCTCGGGCCCGGCCGTACCGTGCTGCGCCCGGGCGAGGTGCTGCGCTCGGTCACGGTGGACGCCGCGAAACTGCGCTGCCGCACCGCCTTTCGCAAGATCGCGCTGGCGCCGCTGGGCCGGTCCGGCGCGCTGGTCATGGGCAGGCGCGATGCCGACGGGACGTGCGCGATCACCCTCAGCGCCGCCACCGTCCGCCCCACGGTCCTGCGATTCCCGGCCGTCCCGCCCCCGGGCGACCTCACCGCAACCATCATGGAGCTGGATCGCGCCGTCTGGTACGACGATCCGCACGGCAGCCCGGCCTGGCGGCGGCACGTCGCCGCGGTGCTGGCGGGCGAGGTGCTGGCCGAGCTGAGCGGGGTGCGGCCATGA